A part of Terriglobus roseus genomic DNA contains:
- a CDS encoding response regulator encodes MPPRIRPVERMDEQSTTATEIPTTTNADGGPRVRVLLLDDDPANLLLRAAILRQNGYDVLSAGTIEEANAYLEQTDIAVLDYHLGHGKFGTAVAAKLRQRRPEVPIIILSATLERRFGGVEDMHLLKGHSSAEDLLSALRGLEAKRRGAPVVVNAREFYYSRIAMAIGVDVLVQILDPEGTWHYVNESAAAYLEKPREWFPGRNMFAEMSDILRDWRDVLHAVSTTRETYIDRTRRGLLTEPRPEEVSATWSVLAFPIMLHDGGSGVVLSARILERNGGTPIFVA; translated from the coding sequence ATGCCTCCCCGCATCAGACCTGTTGAGCGCATGGACGAGCAAAGCACAACAGCAACCGAGATCCCGACGACAACAAACGCAGACGGCGGACCGCGTGTCCGGGTTTTACTGCTGGACGATGACCCGGCCAACCTGTTGCTGCGTGCGGCAATCCTGCGGCAGAACGGGTACGACGTGCTTTCCGCAGGCACCATCGAGGAGGCAAACGCCTACCTTGAGCAGACGGACATTGCGGTTCTTGACTATCACCTGGGCCACGGAAAATTTGGTACCGCGGTCGCTGCAAAGCTCCGTCAACGCCGCCCTGAAGTTCCCATCATCATCCTCTCGGCCACGTTGGAGCGCCGTTTCGGTGGTGTAGAGGATATGCATCTTCTGAAGGGCCACAGTTCCGCGGAAGACTTGCTTTCTGCCTTACGCGGCCTTGAGGCTAAACGCCGCGGTGCGCCAGTGGTAGTGAATGCACGCGAGTTCTATTACAGCCGCATTGCCATGGCGATTGGGGTGGATGTTCTGGTGCAGATTCTGGATCCCGAAGGCACATGGCACTACGTAAACGAAAGCGCGGCGGCGTACCTTGAGAAGCCCCGCGAATGGTTCCCGGGACGCAACATGTTCGCGGAGATGAGCGATATTCTCCGCGACTGGCGCGATGTTCTGCACGCCGTCTCCACCACACGCGAAACATATATCGATCGCACACGCCGTGGCCTGCTGACGGAACCCCGCCCTGAGGAAGTGTCGGCTACGTGGTCGGTGCTGGCGTTCCCCATCATGCTGCACGATGGCGGCAGTGGCGTGGTGCTGAGCGCACGCATTCTGGAACGCAATGGTGGGACTCCTATCTTCGTCGCGTAA
- the tmk gene encoding dTMP kinase → MNDSLSQERGFFITFEGPDGSGKTTQIRRTAEWLQKRGIDPVLLRQPGGTPLGEKIRAILLDSRAQDPVSPLTELALMFGDRAQSIHEIILPALREGRVILCDRYTDSSEAYQGAGRGLGSERVLAIHRAICDDLQPNLTILLLPDVEKALERASRRNQRHIQQTGTDENRFEAEGEAFYRRVHTAYVDIAKREPKRVALIGPGTGDDGIEAIASRIREIITTRLEEHLRIGSRV, encoded by the coding sequence GTGAACGATTCCCTTTCGCAAGAGCGCGGCTTTTTCATAACGTTTGAAGGTCCTGATGGTTCTGGCAAGACGACCCAGATTCGTCGCACTGCTGAATGGCTGCAGAAGCGTGGCATCGATCCGGTGTTGCTGCGACAGCCTGGTGGCACGCCGTTGGGTGAAAAGATTCGTGCCATCCTGCTCGATTCGCGCGCGCAGGATCCGGTATCGCCTCTTACAGAACTCGCGCTGATGTTTGGGGACCGCGCGCAGTCAATTCACGAGATCATCCTGCCTGCTCTGCGCGAAGGTCGCGTCATCCTCTGCGATCGCTATACCGATTCCAGTGAGGCGTATCAGGGTGCAGGGCGTGGCCTTGGCTCTGAGCGTGTTCTCGCCATACATCGCGCTATCTGCGACGATCTGCAGCCGAACCTTACCATTCTTCTGCTGCCAGATGTGGAGAAGGCGCTGGAGCGGGCGAGCCGACGCAATCAGCGGCACATCCAGCAAACAGGCACAGATGAAAACCGCTTTGAAGCGGAAGGCGAAGCGTTCTATCGTCGCGTTCACACTGCCTACGTAGACATTGCAAAGCGCGAACCCAAACGCGTTGCTCTCATCGGCCCCGGCACAGGTGATGATGGCATCGAAGCCATCGCATCAAGGATTCGCGAGATCATAACAACGCGTCTGGAAGAGCATCTGCGCATCGGTTCTCGCGTCTAA
- a CDS encoding ATP-binding protein: protein MFRFSDFVGNTATVVHLRRAIASGRLPSSILLSGPAGSGKYTLSLLLTMSLLCENQPREAHADGDLADFCGHCRHCTRIAEAMDLPALVDAAVAAREEMRETDKKETRVLIQTHPDVLILPPDPPQLLVKLGQVRSLIHSIYSLPGETKHRVYLFPSAAFMKEAANSLLKVLEEPPAYAHIILMAEHPGELLPTIRSRCAPVRLGALSAVEIEELLATQKPEVKPAQRNLIARLAQGAAGKALSFDLEGYLTARADAMVLLRSAVLDAEHTDLFKTTETYRAGADGQQKTQAMLAALAGLLEDLLLLRSGVPDRIRNVDMRRDLDTLADSVTFEWLENALRGMDQVISGMRRNLLRSLSLDAFAEGMSSGRR from the coding sequence ATGTTCCGCTTTTCCGATTTCGTGGGCAACACCGCTACGGTAGTGCATCTTCGCCGCGCCATTGCGTCAGGACGGCTGCCGTCCTCCATCCTGTTAAGCGGCCCTGCAGGCAGCGGTAAGTACACTCTTTCACTCCTGCTAACGATGTCGCTGCTTTGTGAGAATCAGCCGCGCGAAGCGCATGCAGATGGTGACCTTGCTGACTTCTGCGGACATTGCCGCCACTGCACACGGATTGCAGAGGCAATGGACCTTCCAGCGCTGGTGGATGCTGCCGTTGCCGCGCGTGAAGAGATGCGTGAGACGGACAAGAAAGAGACACGCGTCCTGATTCAGACACATCCGGACGTGCTGATTCTTCCACCCGATCCGCCACAGCTTCTGGTAAAGCTCGGGCAAGTCCGCTCGCTCATCCACAGCATCTACAGTCTGCCCGGCGAAACGAAACATCGCGTTTATCTCTTCCCATCTGCGGCTTTCATGAAAGAAGCGGCAAACAGCCTTCTGAAGGTGCTTGAAGAGCCGCCGGCCTACGCGCATATCATCCTGATGGCCGAGCATCCCGGTGAACTTCTGCCCACCATTCGCAGTCGTTGCGCGCCGGTTCGCCTCGGAGCCTTGTCTGCTGTAGAGATTGAAGAACTGCTCGCGACGCAAAAGCCTGAAGTGAAGCCTGCACAACGCAACCTAATTGCACGGCTGGCACAGGGGGCAGCGGGCAAGGCACTCAGCTTTGATCTTGAAGGTTATCTGACAGCGCGCGCGGATGCGATGGTACTGCTGCGCTCTGCTGTTCTTGATGCAGAACACACTGACCTGTTCAAGACAACCGAGACCTATCGCGCCGGTGCAGACGGACAACAGAAAACGCAAGCCATGCTGGCTGCATTGGCGGGACTGCTGGAGGATCTGTTGTTGCTGCGCAGCGGTGTGCCAGATCGCATCCGTAACGTGGATATGCGTCGCGATCTCGACACGCTTGCTGATTCCGTCACCTTTGAATGGCTCGAGAACGCATTGCGTGGCATGGACCAAGTCATCAGCGGTATGCGTCGGAATCTGCTGCGGTCACTGTCGCTGGACGCTTTCGCAGAAGGCATGTCCAGCGGCCGCCGATAA
- a CDS encoding DUF6454 family protein has translation MTVYRITYADRMMLRVMVMVLGLSLPAAAQVQGIEHARMADVQTLQGTVFHVQGIDLDKEHIWITSVDSSARKGYLHQFNRKTGAFERQVDVSDGERYHPGGFSISGNSIWVPVAEYKPNSSATLLELDKKTLKVKRRISVADHVGCVAVTKDSLIAGNWSSRKLYVIGMDGKVIRVIDTPSQNQYQDIKFLNGMLVGGGNLTKTTGAVDWYEWPSLKPVRSLASGTTDRGRLYSAEGMTVKGNDLYLLPEDGPTRVFHFVIDK, from the coding sequence ATGACAGTTTACCGAATCACTTATGCTGATCGCATGATGTTGCGAGTAATGGTGATGGTTCTCGGCTTGTCGCTTCCAGCAGCCGCGCAGGTTCAGGGTATTGAGCATGCACGTATGGCAGACGTGCAAACGCTACAAGGCACGGTGTTTCACGTGCAGGGCATTGACCTGGATAAGGAACACATCTGGATTACATCCGTGGATTCCAGCGCGCGCAAAGGCTATCTTCATCAGTTCAACCGGAAGACTGGCGCGTTTGAGCGGCAGGTGGACGTGAGCGATGGCGAGCGCTATCACCCCGGTGGTTTCTCCATCAGCGGTAATTCCATCTGGGTTCCAGTTGCGGAGTACAAGCCCAACAGCAGCGCAACACTGCTGGAACTGGATAAGAAGACGCTGAAGGTCAAACGAAGGATTTCCGTTGCGGATCACGTCGGTTGTGTTGCGGTCACAAAAGACTCGCTCATTGCGGGCAACTGGAGCAGCCGCAAGCTCTATGTCATCGGCATGGATGGCAAGGTGATTCGCGTGATCGATACGCCATCGCAGAACCAGTATCAGGACATCAAGTTTCTCAACGGGATGTTGGTGGGTGGCGGCAATTTGACGAAGACCACGGGCGCAGTGGATTGGTACGAATGGCCGTCGCTGAAGCCGGTGCGTTCGCTTGCATCAGGAACGACGGATCGTGGCCGTCTTTATAGCGCGGAAGGCATGACAGTCAAAGGAAATGACCTGTATCTGCTACCGGAGGATGGACCAACTCGTGTGTTTCACTTTGTCATCGACAAGTAG
- a CDS encoding TIGR03435 family protein produces MNVLAHLRVAVVAFAALFGTSQQTPESFDVVVIHPNHTGERNTQLDLSRPGQFIAVNATARTLLRNAYGLLPFQLAGAPNWDDEDAFDIRAKIDSPDVITQARFKILLQSLLADRFHLKSHWETRESPVYVLTRDKGEPKVTPRGDTPGHGMNTRKTATSVNMKGDGVPMQELSTNLGNQLGRYVIDQTDLKGNYDFVLNWSPDQNSDTNLPSLFTAIREQLGLRLEAQKGPMPVLVIDHIEKPSDN; encoded by the coding sequence ATGAACGTCCTCGCGCATCTTCGTGTCGCGGTTGTCGCTTTTGCCGCTCTGTTCGGCACATCGCAGCAGACACCCGAATCCTTCGATGTAGTCGTTATCCATCCAAATCACACCGGCGAACGCAACACGCAACTGGACCTGTCGCGTCCGGGGCAGTTTATTGCAGTGAATGCAACGGCTCGCACGCTGCTGCGTAATGCCTATGGCCTGTTGCCATTCCAGCTTGCTGGCGCGCCGAACTGGGACGATGAAGATGCATTCGACATCCGCGCCAAGATTGATTCCCCTGATGTGATCACGCAGGCTCGGTTCAAGATCCTGCTCCAGTCGCTCCTTGCAGATCGTTTTCATCTGAAATCGCATTGGGAGACACGCGAATCTCCCGTCTATGTGCTAACTCGGGACAAGGGTGAGCCCAAAGTTACGCCTCGCGGTGACACGCCGGGGCATGGTATGAACACGCGTAAGACAGCAACCAGCGTGAACATGAAAGGCGATGGTGTTCCCATGCAGGAGCTGTCGACTAACCTTGGAAATCAGTTGGGCCGCTATGTGATTGACCAGACGGATCTGAAGGGAAATTACGACTTCGTTCTCAACTGGAGTCCTGATCAAAACTCAGACACCAACCTACCTTCGCTTTTCACTGCAATACGCGAGCAGCTTGGATTGCGGCTCGAAGCGCAGAAAGGGCCAATGCCAGTGTTAGTGATCGATCACATTGAGAAGCCATCCGACAACTGA
- a CDS encoding cytochrome P450 → MADGIDFENSYVFRPAHTLTTKTGEWRIPPGLRKTLPFYLHKPWARLGKPILLFEYMAQNCGPISHYMLFGNHVVFLNDPAAIREVLVNQANKFVRERTITRLKILLGEGLLTSDDPIHKRSRRIVAPAFHRQRIHDYADEMVRSTQLWRDRWHNGDVVDMNAEMMTLSLDIVARTLFATEVDDDIRQINEHSNRIMAIYNYLVSFPNAEAFLKYKIPVPGLRRFAKSRAKLDEVVNRIIRERKAANAADPEHADRHDLLSMLLASRDEDGSALSDEQLRDEVLTIFLAGYETTANALSWTWYLLSTHPEQQQAMYAEIREVLGDRTATLDDYANLKYTQMVFAEAMRLYPPAWAMGRKSIEPIEVGSYRLPPGTHFFLSAYVLHRDARFYPDPLKFDPLRHTEEEKAKRDKFEFFPFGGGPRQCIGEGFAWLEGVLLLANISQKWRMEWIAGQPVDVEEKITLRPKYPLRMTLHAR, encoded by the coding sequence ATGGCCGACGGTATCGACTTTGAGAACAGCTACGTCTTTCGTCCAGCGCATACGCTGACGACAAAGACCGGCGAATGGCGCATCCCGCCAGGCCTTCGCAAAACGTTGCCCTTCTATCTGCATAAGCCATGGGCCCGTCTTGGTAAGCCCATTCTGCTGTTTGAGTACATGGCGCAGAACTGTGGCCCCATCTCGCATTACATGCTGTTTGGGAATCACGTCGTCTTTCTGAACGATCCCGCCGCCATTCGCGAAGTGCTGGTCAATCAGGCAAATAAGTTTGTGCGGGAACGCACCATCACCCGGTTGAAAATATTGCTCGGTGAAGGTCTTCTCACCAGCGATGATCCCATTCACAAACGCTCTCGGCGCATCGTTGCACCGGCATTTCATCGTCAGCGAATCCACGATTACGCAGATGAAATGGTGCGTTCGACGCAGCTGTGGCGCGACCGTTGGCATAACGGCGATGTAGTGGATATGAATGCGGAGATGATGACGCTGTCACTGGACATCGTCGCGCGCACGCTCTTCGCAACGGAAGTAGACGATGATATTCGCCAGATCAATGAACATAGCAATCGCATCATGGCGATCTATAACTACCTCGTCAGTTTTCCAAACGCAGAAGCGTTTCTGAAGTACAAAATTCCCGTTCCAGGATTGCGCAGGTTTGCAAAGTCGCGAGCAAAACTTGATGAGGTGGTGAATCGCATTATCCGCGAACGCAAAGCAGCCAATGCAGCCGACCCTGAACACGCCGACCGGCACGATCTGTTGAGCATGTTGCTGGCATCGCGAGATGAAGATGGCTCGGCACTCAGCGACGAACAGCTTCGTGATGAAGTGCTGACCATCTTCCTTGCAGGTTATGAGACCACAGCGAATGCTTTGTCATGGACCTGGTATCTGTTATCGACGCATCCAGAGCAGCAGCAAGCGATGTACGCAGAGATTCGTGAAGTTCTAGGCGATCGCACTGCGACACTGGACGACTACGCAAACCTGAAGTACACGCAAATGGTATTCGCGGAGGCCATGCGCCTCTATCCACCTGCGTGGGCAATGGGACGCAAATCGATTGAACCCATCGAAGTCGGCTCGTATCGTCTCCCGCCCGGAACGCACTTCTTCCTTTCGGCATATGTTTTGCACCGCGACGCCCGTTTCTATCCTGATCCATTGAAGTTCGACCCACTACGCCACACCGAAGAGGAGAAAGCAAAGCGCGATAAGTTTGAGTTCTTTCCTTTTGGCGGCGGTCCCCGACAGTGCATCGGCGAGGGATTCGCATGGTTGGAAGGCGTTCTTCTGCTCGCAAACATTTCACAGAAATGGCGGATGGAATGGATCGCAGGTCAGCCCGTGGATGTGGAGGAGAAAATCACGCTTCGGCCTAAGTACCCGCTACGTATGACCCTGCACGCGCGTTAG
- the lpxD gene encoding UDP-3-O-(3-hydroxymyristoyl)glucosamine N-acyltransferase — protein MKLGEIAQRLGAELVGGNGDTEITGVAGIEHAGVSEITFIANPKYAAQAKTTNAAAILVEPDFPALDGTATLRIKNCYRAFAQTITFFYHAPKYAPGVHPTAVVDPSAKIGTDAHIGAYVVIGPDVTIGLGAVVLPHSVIYAGATIGDRFFAHAHAVVREFCRLGDDVVLQNGAVIGADGFGYARETAGGWTKIVQSGAAVLGDRVEVQANACVDRASIGETRIGDGSKIDNLVQVGHGSTVGQDTLLCAQVGLAGSTEVGSRVILAGQVGVAGHCKVGDGAVATAQSGIPSDVAANSVVSGYPAMDNKLWLRSVAAFARLPEMVRELRSLRKERSE, from the coding sequence ATGAAGCTAGGGGAAATTGCGCAACGGTTGGGTGCCGAACTGGTAGGTGGCAACGGCGATACAGAGATTACAGGAGTCGCCGGGATTGAACACGCTGGCGTTTCGGAAATCACGTTTATCGCCAATCCGAAATACGCCGCGCAGGCAAAGACAACCAACGCCGCCGCCATCCTGGTAGAGCCAGATTTCCCCGCGCTGGACGGCACGGCTACGCTCCGCATCAAGAACTGCTACAGGGCCTTCGCCCAGACGATCACGTTCTTCTATCACGCACCAAAGTACGCGCCGGGTGTTCATCCCACTGCGGTAGTTGATCCGTCGGCAAAGATCGGAACCGACGCCCATATCGGCGCTTATGTTGTGATTGGCCCTGACGTGACGATTGGCTTGGGAGCCGTCGTTCTACCCCACTCTGTCATTTACGCTGGCGCCACCATCGGCGACCGTTTCTTCGCCCATGCCCACGCAGTAGTGCGGGAATTCTGCCGTCTGGGCGATGACGTTGTCCTTCAGAACGGGGCAGTTATCGGCGCCGACGGATTCGGTTACGCTCGTGAAACGGCGGGCGGATGGACCAAGATCGTGCAATCCGGTGCTGCCGTTCTAGGCGACCGCGTCGAAGTGCAGGCGAACGCATGCGTTGATCGGGCCAGCATCGGCGAAACGCGCATTGGCGACGGTAGCAAGATCGACAACTTGGTACAGGTGGGCCACGGCTCCACCGTGGGACAGGACACATTGCTCTGCGCCCAGGTTGGCCTTGCGGGCTCAACCGAAGTGGGTAGCCGGGTCATCCTTGCCGGGCAGGTCGGCGTCGCCGGACATTGCAAGGTAGGCGATGGCGCAGTGGCCACGGCGCAAAGCGGCATTCCCAGCGATGTGGCTGCAAACAGCGTCGTCAGCGGCTACCCGGCCATGGACAACAAGCTCTGGCTGCGTTCGGTAGCAGCCTTTGCCCGCCTGCCGGAGATGGTGCGGGAACTGCGTTCCTTGCGTAAGGAACGATCCGAATAA
- a CDS encoding EAL domain-containing protein — protein sequence MASTDDWVPAPLPYNEAERLRVLKSYCVLDSEPEPGFDYLTRLAAELFQVPIVLISLIDEHRQFFKSAVGVNFRETPRDTSFCAYSILENEPLVVPDAQENECFRTNPFVTGEPNIRFYASAPLVGRDGMMLGGFSIIDQKPRQDFSERERDCLKQFAALTVLIMEHRLYPERLSRIGDEIVQANERFKLATQAATEGIWDWDCVNDSLYLSGRARAIVGEEAVDCYVRIEDWLKKIHPADRPRVNTIADMYATDALSFYAEYRVIHKDGRWRWIANRSIAVRNSEGEPTRLVGAMVDITERKTVDALTGLATRTHLLEHLERLMESGSHAEENFAVYVINLDSFKLLNSGLGRGAGDSVLREVGLRLSKRASVHPDSMAARLSADEFAMVLGGKRNEHEALRVAEELSALLGSSIAVDDKRISLSVSIGLAMRSHPCKSSSDLLQCAEIALGEAKLHGGGNRLVFSESMRHGMLRQLELSSALHNAISNEELEVYYQPKLHLPSRKVIGFEALVRWHHPKFGMISAEEFIGIAEQFDLIVELGTLVLTRSIEQLAQWRDNGLVDDEVSMAVNLSALQLVDRRLGRMLRELTQKHGVPPQRISLEVTEGVLIDDTERANEILEELKSTGVLLDLDDFGTGYSSLSYLQRFPFDGLKVDRSFVMNMMDSREKAALVRSIIALAHALHLNVIAEGIETAEQLELLREMGCEYGQGYLFSRPLSAAGMDTFLSTSATA from the coding sequence ATGGCTTCAACAGATGACTGGGTTCCTGCGCCGCTTCCATACAACGAAGCTGAACGCCTTCGCGTTCTGAAGAGTTATTGCGTCCTGGATAGTGAGCCAGAACCTGGTTTCGACTACCTGACGCGGCTCGCGGCGGAACTCTTCCAGGTGCCCATCGTATTGATTTCACTGATTGACGAGCATCGCCAATTCTTCAAATCAGCTGTCGGAGTCAACTTTCGCGAGACTCCGCGTGACACCTCGTTCTGTGCGTATTCGATTCTGGAAAACGAACCATTGGTGGTTCCCGATGCGCAGGAGAATGAATGCTTCCGAACCAATCCGTTTGTGACTGGTGAGCCGAACATCCGATTTTACGCAAGCGCCCCGCTGGTGGGACGCGACGGCATGATGCTTGGCGGCTTCTCCATCATTGATCAGAAGCCGCGCCAAGATTTTTCAGAGCGTGAGCGCGACTGTCTTAAACAGTTCGCAGCCCTGACCGTCCTGATCATGGAGCATCGTCTCTACCCAGAGCGGTTGTCGCGCATCGGCGATGAAATCGTGCAGGCGAATGAGCGTTTTAAGCTCGCCACCCAGGCTGCCACTGAAGGCATATGGGACTGGGATTGCGTGAATGATTCGTTGTATCTGTCGGGTCGTGCGCGAGCCATTGTCGGTGAAGAAGCGGTTGACTGTTATGTGCGTATCGAAGATTGGCTGAAGAAGATCCATCCTGCAGATAGACCGCGAGTCAACACCATCGCTGATATGTATGCGACGGATGCCCTTTCCTTTTATGCCGAGTATCGAGTCATCCATAAGGATGGTCGTTGGCGGTGGATTGCGAACCGAAGCATTGCTGTAAGAAACAGTGAAGGGGAACCGACACGGCTGGTTGGAGCAATGGTGGACATCACGGAACGCAAGACCGTAGATGCTTTAACCGGTCTGGCCACCAGAACCCATCTGCTGGAGCATTTGGAGCGCCTGATGGAATCTGGGTCGCATGCAGAGGAAAATTTTGCGGTCTATGTGATCAATCTAGATTCGTTCAAGCTGTTGAACAGCGGACTTGGCAGAGGGGCGGGAGATAGTGTTCTGCGAGAGGTCGGACTGCGGCTTTCCAAACGAGCATCCGTGCATCCAGACAGCATGGCTGCTCGCCTTTCAGCAGATGAATTTGCGATGGTCCTTGGCGGAAAGCGAAATGAGCATGAGGCACTTCGCGTTGCAGAAGAGTTGAGTGCGCTCCTCGGAAGTTCCATCGCAGTGGACGATAAACGGATCTCACTCTCCGTCAGCATTGGTCTTGCCATGCGGTCTCATCCCTGCAAAAGCTCCAGTGACCTTCTGCAATGCGCGGAAATTGCCTTGGGCGAGGCGAAATTGCACGGAGGCGGCAATAGGCTGGTGTTTTCAGAAAGCATGCGGCATGGGATGCTTCGTCAGCTCGAGCTTTCTTCCGCACTTCACAATGCCATTTCCAACGAGGAACTGGAAGTCTATTACCAACCCAAGCTCCATCTGCCTTCGCGTAAGGTCATTGGGTTTGAAGCGCTAGTGCGATGGCATCATCCGAAGTTCGGCATGATCTCCGCGGAAGAATTCATTGGCATTGCGGAACAATTCGACTTGATCGTTGAACTGGGAACCCTGGTGTTGACGCGCTCTATTGAGCAGTTGGCGCAATGGCGTGATAACGGATTGGTGGACGATGAAGTCTCCATGGCAGTCAATCTTTCGGCGCTTCAACTGGTAGACAGGCGACTCGGCAGGATGTTGCGCGAACTTACTCAGAAACATGGTGTACCGCCACAACGCATCTCTCTGGAAGTTACGGAAGGTGTGTTGATCGATGATACGGAACGCGCCAACGAGATACTGGAAGAGCTAAAGAGTACGGGCGTTCTGCTCGATCTCGATGATTTTGGCACCGGCTACTCTTCGCTTAGTTATTTACAGCGATTCCCCTTTGACGGTCTCAAGGTAGATCGCTCCTTCGTAATGAACATGATGGACAGCCGCGAAAAGGCCGCACTGGTGCGATCAATTATTGCGTTAGCACACGCGCTGCATCTCAACGTGATTGCAGAAGGGATTGAAACGGCAGAGCAGCTAGAGTTGCTTCGAGAGATGGGTTGCGAGTACGGGCAGGGTTATCTTTTTTCAAGACCACTATCTGCTGCTGGCATGGATACATTTCTTTCGACTTCAGCGACAGCATAG